The Neurospora crassa OR74A linkage group V, whole genome shotgun sequence sequence GTGACGGTCCGCACGAGCCACCTGCGCAGTGCCCACAGAGCCCTAATCGCGAAAATCGGTTTTTGTACGCCAAAATTGGaacccatcaccacctctgAACATCACACTTGGTCGATTCCCCGTCCTCTCATCGACAAGCAGGCAAGATGGTGAGTAAATCCCTGCGAAATCCGCCGAACGAGAGAATCGCCGCCGTTATTTTGCTTCAGGACAGTTTTCGGGCTTCTGCAGCCGAAATGACGACGAAAGTCTCAACGGACGACAATGACGGCTTTGCGAGCATTGCGAGCActtggaggagagggaatCGCTGACCGAGTCTTGTTCAAAATCGCAGGTTCGGTACGCTGCGACTGAGATTGCCCCGGCTAAGTCCGCCCGCTCGCGCGGCTCTTACCTCCGTGTCTCCTTCAAGAACACCCGTGAGACCGCCCAGGCCATCAATGGCTGGAAGCTCCAGCGTGCTCAGAAGTTCCTCGAGAACGTtcttgagaagaaggaggctgtCCCCATGAGACGCTACGCTGGTGGCACCGGCCGCGCCGCCCAAGGTACGACTTACTCGATATTTACATGCACAAACACACCCGAACCGGTACATCatgcgacgacgacgacgacagtgGGGAGGACAAAGTGGCGGGGGAATAGGGGGGCATTGTCAGCATGATGGAACCGCGACCGACCGACACGAAACCGCAATCGAATGGAGGACATAGAAGACACGGTGCTGACCGTTTCTTCGTCATATAGGCAAGCAGTTCGGTGTTTCCCGCGCCCGCTGGCCCGCCAAGTCCGCCGAGTTCCTTCTCGGTCTCCTCAAGAACGCTGAGGCCAACGCCGATGCCAAGGGTCTTGACACTGGCAACCTCGTTGTCAAGCACATCCAGGTCAACCAGGCCCCCAAGCAGCGCCGCCGCACTTACCGCGCTCACGGTCGCGTACGTCAAACCCGGAGATACCCCCCTGATTTCTGCTTCTGCGCCGGCAGATAGACGATCAAGCCGGTCATTGGCTAACAGTTATGTTTTAGATCAACCCCTACATGTCCAACCCCTGCCACATCGAGCTCATCCTCACTGAGGCCGATGAGGTCGTCCAGAAGTCCGAGGCCGTTGTCCGCGAGGAGGCTCACCTTTCCTCCCGCCAGCGTGGCGCTCGCGTCCGCCGTGCCATCACTGCCGCTTAAATGCGCTTTGATAGCTAGGTGATTGGACGAGGGGATGTTTTGATTGAGGGCTTCACTTTTTTTCCGGAACGGTGTACGCGAGCATGGCATTTTTCGGGTCAAGGTCACGATTCCAGGGAAAAAGGGGTCGATCATGAATACTCAATAAAAGAATTTGAGAAAGCATGACACGGCGAAACAAGTAATCATTCAAGCCCTGGCGTAATTGCCAACGGGACGCCAAACCGAACTGCGGGTTACCTGAGCTCTGAGAGTGGCTGTGACGTACCTGTCTGCCCCTGATGCAGAGCCGCATGATGTTCAGGTAGCTAGCCTTCCCGAAACGATACCCAATCCAGCATCCCCGAGTTCAGTTGGATGTGCCCCCTTTGCTGCGTGAGAAGTGATGCTTGAGCAAATACAGCTGCTATTGAGGTTTCGCCACTGGGGGTATCTTGGGTATTGGACAGTCGTGGCTGTTATGATATCATAACCCTTTTGTATGAAATCCACCGATGCTTCTTATCTCTTCACCACATGTACAACAAGCCTTTGGTGATCGCACATTCTTCCCCTTGAGCACCCAGCGTGCTTCCAATGGCCGATCAGGGAGCTCATATAATTGTGATCATACACATAACCAAACAGATTCACCGCCAGTATCTAGATGAGTAAATGGGACTCTTCAGCCCTGCATCTCTACGTCTTCCCCCTCTCCACCTTTCCTTGCCCTCTGCTCAGCTGccctcttctccatcttcttcttgccctgGTTAACCCAGTCGTCATACGCACTTCCTCCCGCCGCAAGCTTCGCCGACACAACACCCTTGAGAATTTCGCCCGCAAACCCAACAAAGTTGTGTCGCCTCAGGGCGTTCTCAAACCGCCAAGCCTCACGCTTGCGCTCCTCGGTTGCCAGCAATTCCTCATCAGCAAACTCGCGCGCCCGAATCCGTAGGTCTCGAATCATAGCCAGCAGGTTGAACCGGATCTCGCTGGCGTCATACCTGGCAATGCGCCGCTGCAGAACGTCCATCACCTTCTGCGGGAAGTCCTCCTGGGTACAAGCGCCGTGGCTGATGGGCGCCGGCTGCAGGCCGTCGAGCTCGTAAAGGGTGCCGCCGATTGGTGAGTACGCAATAAAATGAAATgcgtctccttcctcctcgtcgggcCGACGCTGCGTCTCGTCGATAAAGGGACTGCTGCGCGCAAACGAGTTGTGCGTGTCGCGGATCAGCTCCGAGTTGGAGAGCGCTTCGCCGCGGATTTCGGCCGGCAGGGCGATGGTGAAGTCGCGGAAGTCGCGAAGCTTGTCGCCGATGTCGATGTACCCCGCATCGCCTTCTTGGGAGACGGACGGGTCGGCTTTGTTGAGGAGCACGCTCAGGAGCGCCTGCGTGCCACACGCGTTCTGGATGGTCTGATGAGCGAAGAAGAGTCGTTCGCTGGCGTCGTAGTCGAAGGTGCCATCGAGAGGCTTGTCAGTCCCTCGGTAGGGCTCGTTTGTCGGGTacttgaagaggaagatgacgccGTAGACGGGGTGCAGCTGCGCGAGGGCATCGGGTTCTAGGGAGAGGAGTTCTTCGAATTGAACACCTTTTACGCCGAGATTGGTGAGAAGGTCGGTAAAGACGCCCTTGAAGTGAATTGTCAGTCTTGAAGTCCTGCGCATGTGCGTCGGGAGGTACCTTGACGTGGACAAATGG is a genomic window containing:
- a CDS encoding 60S ribosomal protein L17; this translates as MVRYAATEIAPAKSARSRGSYLRVSFKNTRETAQAINGWKLQRAQKFLENVLEKKEAVPMRRYAGGTGRAAQGKQFGVSRARWPAKSAEFLLGLLKNAEANADAKGLDTGNLVVKHIQVNQAPKQRRRTYRAHGRINPYMSNPCHIELILTEADEVVQKSEAVVREEAHLSSRQRGARVRRAITAA
- a CDS encoding ubiquitin carboxyl-terminal hydrolase 2; protein product: MSGGWNTIESDAGVFTDLLTNLGVKGVQFEELLSLEPDALAQLHPVYGVIFLFKYPTNEPYRGTDKPLDGTFDYDASERLFFAHQTIQNACGTQALLSVLLNKADPSVSQEGDAGYIDIGDKLRDFRDFTIALPAEIRGEALSNSELIRDTHNSFARSSPFIDETQRRPDEEEGDAFHFIAYSPIGGTLYELDGLQPAPISHGACTQEDFPQKVMDVLQRRIARYDASEIRFNLLAMIRDLRIRAREFADEELLATEERKREAWRFENALRRHNFVGFAGEILKGVVSAKLAAGGSAYDDWVNQGKKKMEKRAAEQRARKGGEGEDVEMQG